GCCGAATTCACCGTGCCGCTCGAGTTCCCGGGCTACACCTACGAATGGGAGTTCGATCTGCAGGTGGATCGCCCGATCTTCATCTGGTAGCGAGCGGCCTCCCGGTCCGGCGTCTCGACATGGCCTATACCCGACCCCTCGACGCCGTCGAAGTGCGCATTCTGGGGGCGCTCATGGAGAAGGAGCGCACGACTCCCGATCTCTACCCGCTCACGGTGAGCGCACTTCTCCAGGCCTGCAACCAGAAGACCAGCCGCGACCCGGTCACCGACTACTCCGAGACCGACGTCGTCACCGCGCTCGACCGGCTGCGCGCCGACGCGCTCGTCTTTCGCGTCCACAGCAGCCGGAGCGAGCGCTACGAGCACTGTCTCGATCGCCGTTGGCATCTCGACACCGGCGGCGCCGCTGCGGTCGTGGCGATGCTCCTGCTGCGCGGCGCACAGACCGTAGCGGAGCTCCGGGCGCGCACCGCGCGGCTGCATCCGTTCGCCACCGCGGGTGAGGTCGAGGCAGCGCTCGCGCGCCTCGCCGACGGCCCCGACGCGCTCACCCGCGAGCTGCCGCGACAGCCCGGGCAGCGCGAAACCCGCTGGATCCATTTAGCCGGCACCGAAGAGGTGCAGCGCAACCAGCTGGCGGGCGTGCACGCGCAGCCGCCGCACTTCGCGCCGGAGAGCCAACCCGATTCGCGGACGGCCGCGACGGCCGTCGTCGCTTCGGAAAGGCCAGCGCTGGAGGAGCGACTCGCGCGGCTCGAAACGGCAGTGGCCGAGCTCAGCGCGGCGATGACCGAGCTGCGGACGCGGCTCGGCGAGTAGTCTTCCCTTCGAGCAGGATCGGCAAGCCCGCATTTCTCACCAGCTTTCGTCGCGAGGCGTCGCATATGCCCGCGGCTGCAAGGCGTCGCGACCGAGGTGCGCGCAGGCGGGCCGGTCGGCCCGTCGAGCACGCGGGGCACCCGTCCGGTGGACGGGTCGTGAGCGCAACGCAGCAGACGCGGGCAGGTGCGGCGCCGCAGTAGGAAGTTGGTGAGAAATGCGGGCTAGTAGCGCGCGGAGCGCGAGCTGCCGGCGAGCTCGCTCGTCAGTGCGACGAGCGCGGCCTCGGGATCCGCCGCCTGGGTGAGCGGCCGGCCGATGACGATCAGGTCGGCGCCGGTGGCGATCGCCGTCGCCGCGGTCGCGGTTCGGCGCTGATCGTCGCTGGTGCTGGAGCCAGGGGAGCCATGCCCGGCCGGCCGGATTCCCGGAGCCACCAGCTTGAACGGTCGCGTTTCGGCCGCCCGCAGCGCCGCGAGCTCGAGCGGCGAGCAGACGACGCCCGCAGCGCCGGCGGCGCGCGCGAGGTGCGCCCAGAGCAGGACACGGTGCGAGCTGCCGCCCGGCATGTCGAGGAGCTCGAGGGTCGCCTCGTCGAGGTGGGTGAGGACGGTCACCGCCAGCATCGCCACCCGGCCATCGGCGGCTTCGACGGCCGCCGCGATCATCGCCGGGCCACCGGCGGCGTGGAGGGTCAGATAGTCGACGTCGAGCTCGCGCGCCGAGCGCACCGCGCCGGCCACGGTGTTGGGGATGTCGTGGAGCTTCAAGTCGAGGAAGATGGCCCGCGCGTGCCGGCGGGCGATCTCGACCGCCGGCGGCCCCCAGCGCACGTAAGCTTCGAGACCGACCTTGAGGACACCCACCCGCGGGCCGAAAAAAGCGCACCAGCGCTCGAAGGTGGCGCGATCGTTGGTATCGAGCGCGACGGCGACCTGATCCAGCCCGCGCGCTTGAAGATCTCCAGCTGTCGTGCTCATGTCTCCCTCCATGGGCGCACCCCGCCGACCAGTTCGCTGACGCGATCCACCTTCATCTCGACGAGCCGCGCCGCGAGGCCGTCCACCAGCTGCTCGGCGGCGCGGGGGTTGCGGAAGAGAGCCGTGCCCACCTGCACGGCCGACGCCCCGGCGAGCAGGAACTCGATCACGTCGTCGACCGTCTCGACGCCGCCGATACCGATGACCGGCAGCCCGACCTTCTTCGCCACGTCGTAGACGATGCGCACCGCGATCGGCTTGATTGCCGGGCCCGAGAGTCCGCCGCGCGTGGTGTGCAGGCGCGGCCGCCGGGTCCAGGGGTCGATCGCCATGCCGAGCACCGTGTTGATTGCCGAGAGGATATCGGCACCACCGGCCTTCGCCGCCTCCCCGATCGCCACCGGCGAGGTCACGTTCGGCGACAGCTTCACGGCGATCGGTTTGCCGGTCACGTTGCGGACGCTGCGCACCAGGCGCTCGAGGAGCACCGGGTCGTGGCCGAACTCGATGCCGCCCTTGGTGACGTTCGGGCACGAGACGTTCAGCTCCACCGCCGCGACGCCGGCAAAGGCATCGACGCGCTCGGCCAGCCGGGCATAGTCGTCGAACTCGTAGCCGAAGAGGTTGACCACGACCTGCGCCGGGAAACGACCGAGGCCGGGCAGCACTTCGGCCAGGAACTTCTCGATGCCGATGTTCTGCAGACCGATCGAGTTCAGCATGCCGCCGCGCGGTTCGCCGATGCGCGGCGGCGGGTTGCCCTTGAGGGGTTCGAGCGAGAGTCCCTTGGTGACGATGCCACCCAGGCGGTCGAGCGCCGCGAGGTGCCCGAACTCGAGCCCGTAGCCGAAGGTGCCGCTCGCGGTGAGAATCGGATTCGGCAGCGCGAGCCCGGCCAACCGGACAGAGAGGTCCGGCGCGCGCTGCGCCGGGCCGGCGGCGGAGGTCTCCTGCCCGCTCACCACTTCACCGCGTCGAAGGGGAAGACCGGTCCGTCCTTGCAGCACAGCGCGTAACTCCCGCTGGTGAGCTCGACGGCGCAGCCGAGGCAGGCGCCGAAGCCGCAACCCATCGGCGTCTCGAGCGCCGCCTCGCCGGGCACGCCATGTTCGGCGCCCATCTCGGCGAGCCGCTTCATC
The window above is part of the Thermoanaerobaculia bacterium genome. Proteins encoded here:
- a CDS encoding YceH family protein, producing the protein MAYTRPLDAVEVRILGALMEKERTTPDLYPLTVSALLQACNQKTSRDPVTDYSETDVVTALDRLRADALVFRVHSSRSERYEHCLDRRWHLDTGGAAAVVAMLLLRGAQTVAELRARTARLHPFATAGEVEAALARLADGPDALTRELPRQPGQRETRWIHLAGTEEVQRNQLAGVHAQPPHFAPESQPDSRTAATAVVASERPALEERLARLETAVAELSAAMTELRTRLGE
- the pyrF gene encoding orotidine-5'-phosphate decarboxylase — its product is MSTTAGDLQARGLDQVAVALDTNDRATFERWCAFFGPRVGVLKVGLEAYVRWGPPAVEIARRHARAIFLDLKLHDIPNTVAGAVRSARELDVDYLTLHAAGGPAMIAAAVEAADGRVAMLAVTVLTHLDEATLELLDMPGGSSHRVLLWAHLARAAGAAGVVCSPLELAALRAAETRPFKLVAPGIRPAGHGSPGSSTSDDQRRTATAATAIATGADLIVIGRPLTQAADPEAALVALTSELAGSSRSARY
- a CDS encoding dihydroorotate dehydrogenase, producing MSGQETSAAGPAQRAPDLSVRLAGLALPNPILTASGTFGYGLEFGHLAALDRLGGIVTKGLSLEPLKGNPPPRIGEPRGGMLNSIGLQNIGIEKFLAEVLPGLGRFPAQVVVNLFGYEFDDYARLAERVDAFAGVAAVELNVSCPNVTKGGIEFGHDPVLLERLVRSVRNVTGKPIAVKLSPNVTSPVAIGEAAKAGGADILSAINTVLGMAIDPWTRRPRLHTTRGGLSGPAIKPIAVRIVYDVAKKVGLPVIGIGGVETVDDVIEFLLAGASAVQVGTALFRNPRAAEQLVDGLAARLVEMKVDRVSELVGGVRPWRET